The Quatrionicoccus australiensis nucleotide sequence AACCGTCCCAGCGAGGCCAATTTCAATTGCTGGGCGCGTTCCTTGATGCGTCCGACATCCTCGAGAAAAATCAGCACCTCGCCATCCGAACTGCTGGTCTTCTCAAATCGGGCACGCAACTCCTTGCCATCGCCGCCCACAAACAGCGAGGTCTCCGGCCCGTCGCCGGAAACCCACACGAGGAGACCGGCATGCAACGCCGGAACGCAGCGGGAAAGTTCGCCATTTATCTCGAGCGGGATACCAAGCATGCTGATGGCCATCGGATTATGCCGAATCACCAGTCCGTCGCGACTCAGCACCAGAATACCGTCCAGCATGCGCTCAACCACACGCTGACTGATCAAACGCTGATTCTCAAGTTCAACTCCACGCCGAAATGCCAAATCCTCGTTAACCATCACGCGCTGGCCAAGCAGCCTGGCCAGAATGGCGGTCGCAAAGAACCCGGCGGAAAGAATCCCTGCCTGAAAAATACTGGCCGGGTCAAAACCGCGCACAAAAACGCCATAGAGCTGACTCAGCAAGGCTGCCAGCGTCGCCAGTGCGGCATAGAACAAAACCAGCCGGCCTCGACCGACCATGCTGGCGGCAGCCAGTGAGACCAGCAACAAGACACCGATACCGCTGCCGACGCCCCCTGCGGCATACATGAACAGGCTGACCACAACGACATCCACGATCACTTGCAGGGAAAGCTGAAAGTTGAAGTGCTGCTGCCAGTGGAAGGAAAGGAACAAGCCCCCGAGAATCACGAACAGATAGGCAATTGCCAAAGCCAGCAAGGAACCGCTTGCCGCCAGTTCAAGTCGCGCCGTCCATTCGTGCGGCAAAAGAATGGCAAGAAAAAACAAGCCGGCCAGTACTAGGCGATAGAGGTTGAAATACTGGAAAGGTCGCCAGTTGGCCTCCCAGGTGGTTGAGAGCCAGTCGCTCATCCGCGCTTCGATGCCCGGGCTGCCAGCAGATGCGCCTGACCGCAAAACATCTCACCTGCGTCATTCAGGGCATCGCTTTCCGGAAGATGCACGCCGCAATGCGAACAAACCACCATGTTCTCCGGTTTCGGGTCGGGGGTACGCTCAAACCGTACCGGACGCTCATGACGTTTTTTCCAGCGCCACCAAATCACGCCGATCAAGGCCAAAAGTAACAAGTATTTCATCACGTCCCCCAAAACGAGATCAGGCTATCCGGCAAAAAAGCTTACGAACACCGCAAGCCTCAATCATTCAAGAGCAAAAAACCTGCAGCGATAATCACAGCCCCATGAGCGCACCGGGAAAACATATCAATAGTATTAAAAATCATGGTGTTAGCAAGCACCCGAGCAACAAGGATACACCACCGCCCCATTGACTACCATTGGCCTCTCTTCATCAAATTGGTCGAAACAGGCAAAATCCGGCGCGAAAATGAAAAAACCCCGTAATTCTTTCGAATTACGGGGTTTTTAATTGGTCGGAGTGACAGGATTCGAACATGCGACCCCTGCGTCCCGAACGCAGTGCTCTACCAGGCTGAGCTACACTCCGATGCGGATCAAGATCAATCAGTGATTTCTCTCAACCGC carries:
- a CDS encoding PP0621 family protein, encoding MKYLLLLALIGVIWWRWKKRHERPVRFERTPDPKPENMVVCSHCGVHLPESDALNDAGEMFCGQAHLLAARASKRG
- a CDS encoding sensor histidine kinase codes for the protein MSDWLSTTWEANWRPFQYFNLYRLVLAGLFFLAILLPHEWTARLELAASGSLLALAIAYLFVILGGLFLSFHWQQHFNFQLSLQVIVDVVVVSLFMYAAGGVGSGIGVLLLVSLAAASMVGRGRLVLFYAALATLAALLSQLYGVFVRGFDPASIFQAGILSAGFFATAILARLLGQRVMVNEDLAFRRGVELENQRLISQRVVERMLDGILVLSRDGLVIRHNPMAISMLGIPLEINGELSRCVPALHAGLLVWVSGDGPETSLFVGGDGKELRARFEKTSSSDGEVLIFLEDVGRIKERAQQLKLASLGRLTASIAHEIRNPLSAISHAGELLREERRGEIQDRLLRILGDNIQRLDRIVADVLQLGRQNRAEPELLVMSDFCTAFVESFAAAEGLAGDVLHLEIEADATLCFDRAHLHQVLWNLLGNALRYCSRGEASVRLVICRGANEGRMELHVRDDGPGVPEAVREQIFEPFFTTHTQGTGLGLFIARELCAANGASLELTAELAGAHFILIGRNDTCH